From Kineosporia succinea, the proteins below share one genomic window:
- a CDS encoding LLM class flavin-dependent oxidoreductase: MVEFGVFLPIANNGWILSETSPQYRPTFELNRTITQLAEQNGFGFALSMVKFRGYGGPTRHWDYCQDSLTLMTGLAAVTSRIKLFASVAPITLHPALVARMAATIDDISGGRFGINIVAGWNRAEYAQMGLWPGDDFYRYRYDYAQEYAHILRALWEHGKLTHHGRFDLDDCQVLPTPEHGVKLISAGQSPRGQEFCARYCDYHFSAVGDPAAVAAMNRRTHELAAGHGRSVTSLNLATIVLGDTDADARRKVELYTEGADVEAIGFMTGQYSLDTAKDGSSASVVSGHGGPRPSPFYGGAEPIVGSAATVAAQLEEMAAIEGTGGIMLVFDDFIEGVARFGAEVRPLLSSFTAPS, encoded by the coding sequence ATGGTGGAGTTCGGGGTCTTTCTGCCCATCGCCAACAACGGGTGGATCCTGTCGGAGACCTCGCCCCAGTACCGGCCGACCTTCGAGCTGAACCGCACGATCACCCAGCTCGCCGAGCAGAACGGGTTCGGGTTCGCGCTGTCCATGGTGAAGTTCCGGGGGTACGGCGGCCCGACCCGGCACTGGGACTACTGCCAGGACTCCCTGACCCTGATGACCGGTCTGGCCGCGGTGACCAGCCGGATCAAGCTGTTCGCCTCGGTCGCCCCGATCACGCTGCACCCGGCCCTGGTGGCGCGGATGGCGGCCACGATCGACGACATCTCCGGCGGGCGTTTCGGCATCAACATCGTGGCCGGCTGGAACCGCGCCGAGTACGCCCAGATGGGGCTGTGGCCCGGTGACGACTTCTACCGCTACCGCTATGACTACGCGCAGGAGTACGCCCACATCCTGCGCGCGCTCTGGGAGCACGGAAAGCTGACTCATCACGGCCGTTTCGATCTCGACGACTGCCAGGTGCTGCCGACGCCCGAGCACGGGGTGAAGCTGATCAGCGCCGGGCAGTCGCCGCGCGGCCAGGAGTTCTGCGCCCGCTACTGCGACTACCACTTCTCGGCCGTCGGCGATCCGGCGGCCGTGGCGGCGATGAACCGGCGCACCCACGAACTGGCCGCCGGGCACGGGCGTTCGGTGACGTCACTGAACCTGGCCACGATCGTGCTGGGCGATACGGACGCCGACGCCCGCCGCAAGGTCGAGCTCTACACCGAGGGAGCCGATGTCGAGGCCATCGGCTTCATGACGGGGCAGTACTCGCTGGACACGGCCAAGGACGGCTCATCGGCCAGTGTCGTGTCCGGGCACGGCGGCCCGCGCCCTTCCCCCTTCTACGGCGGAGCCGAGCCCATCGTCGGGTCCGCGGCGACCGTGGCCGCGCAGCTCGAGGAGATGGCCGCGATCGAGGGTACCGGCGGGATCATGCTCGTCTTCGACGACTTCATCGAGGGTGTGGCCCGTTTCGGGGCCGAGGTGCGGCCGCTGCTGTCCTCGTTCACCGCCCCGAGCTGA
- a CDS encoding prolyl oligopeptidase family serine peptidase: MSVPMSRRGVIAAGVGAAAGVVLPGTAAHATGDPRAVRFTLDAETLDGGEQITSVTLETAGLGPFDATGLTPATFTVHATAVSPLPGVTVTGYDLDREVTGVHLDREGNIVLELRHGEGTTGSATLGYVLAGGRNVRFDLTYTITQKTPLPRRRGKPLTITRFTQGRLSNPEVDAFSYHSSSSGLKYRLFEPGRGRRPLIVWLHGGGEGALPSANYYDNETTLRANRGALGFATREAQKIFGGAYVVAPQSTSFWIEDGPRFAPLIREVMQEVVRRHDVDRDRIYVAGCSNGGYMSLKMTTTYPEEFAASVPICGVVAGSPPLITDSELRAITTPTWLVTSLDDTTVNPQANTVHASELIPRAKVTLYDRVVWNGYPFPGHWSWIYVARNDPSTNGTHIWQWMARQRA, translated from the coding sequence ATGTCTGTTCCGATGAGCCGCCGTGGAGTGATCGCGGCCGGGGTCGGCGCGGCCGCCGGCGTGGTGCTGCCAGGGACGGCGGCCCACGCCACCGGCGACCCCCGAGCCGTCCGGTTCACGCTCGACGCCGAAACCCTCGACGGGGGCGAGCAGATCACCTCCGTCACTCTCGAGACCGCCGGACTCGGCCCGTTCGACGCGACGGGGCTGACCCCGGCCACGTTCACCGTGCACGCCACGGCGGTCAGCCCGCTGCCCGGCGTCACGGTCACCGGCTACGACCTCGACCGCGAGGTGACCGGCGTCCATCTCGACCGTGAGGGCAACATCGTCCTCGAACTACGGCACGGCGAGGGCACGACCGGCTCGGCCACCCTCGGCTACGTGCTGGCCGGCGGCCGCAACGTGCGGTTCGACCTGACCTACACCATCACCCAGAAAACCCCGTTGCCGCGCCGCCGCGGCAAACCCCTGACCATCACCCGTTTCACCCAGGGCCGGCTCAGCAACCCCGAGGTGGACGCGTTCTCGTACCACTCCTCGTCGTCCGGACTCAAATACCGGTTGTTCGAACCCGGCCGGGGCAGACGTCCCCTGATCGTCTGGCTCCACGGTGGCGGCGAGGGGGCCCTGCCCTCGGCGAACTACTACGACAACGAGACCACGCTGCGGGCCAACCGTGGTGCGCTCGGGTTCGCCACCCGGGAGGCCCAGAAGATCTTCGGCGGCGCGTACGTCGTCGCCCCGCAGAGCACCTCGTTCTGGATCGAGGACGGGCCCCGTTTCGCCCCGCTGATCCGCGAGGTGATGCAGGAGGTGGTGCGCCGCCACGACGTGGATCGCGACCGCATCTACGTGGCCGGGTGCAGCAACGGCGGCTACATGAGCCTGAAGATGACCACCACCTACCCGGAGGAGTTCGCCGCGTCCGTTCCCATCTGTGGTGTGGTGGCCGGAAGCCCGCCCCTGATAACGGATTCCGAGCTCAGGGCCATCACCACCCCGACCTGGCTGGTCACCTCGCTCGACGACACCACGGTGAACCCGCAGGCCAACACCGTTCACGCGTCCGAACTCATCCCGCGCGCCAAGGTGACCCTGTACGACCGTGTGGTGTGGAACGGCTACCCGTTCCCCGGGCACTGGTCATGGATCTACGTGGCCCGGAACGACCCGAGTACCAACGGTACTCACATCTGGCAGTGGATGGCCCGGCAGCGGGCCTGA
- a CDS encoding LCP family protein: MSADETQPIDRPPVAAVPEQPGERAAAPGAPAGSGEPGETASEEPGRPTSGGVPGKRGLPWVLTWTVAGSLVPGLGLVAAGRRKTGAAVLGAVAVVLAAIAIWLLTGDILKRGISFAVDPQRLLYLAIAVVVAGLLWAVVVVVTGVLLRREAALGRGQGIAAWVLVAVMVGLVAAPTYAITDYSLVQRDLVTSVFNSDDQNDADAEDAKPQTVAADPWAGTDRINVLLIGSDAGDNREGIRPDTLIVASIQPSSGNTVLFSLPRNLERVPFKKGSPGAEAWPDGYYCADESCLLNAVWTWAEGESNSSYSRFRNPGLKATEDAVSGVLGLEIDTYVMLNLDGFKDFIDAVGGVTLDVHERLPIGGDSEHPWETIGYLEVGDNQKMDGWHALWFARSRWSTSDYDRMRRQRCVIAAVTEQTNPVTVARHFPSIARTLKANMSTGIPLSDLEAWVELATRIQGGTVTSLPFTDDVVASRANPDYDLIRRQVNKALRDSERDAARASATATPSATASASPSASASASASASVSPSASPTPKAEVTKRAGAKGDVKPSAEATDSSDAQDVSEVC; the protein is encoded by the coding sequence ATGTCCGCTGACGAGACCCAGCCGATCGACCGTCCGCCGGTGGCCGCGGTGCCGGAACAACCCGGAGAGCGGGCTGCCGCCCCCGGCGCCCCGGCCGGGAGCGGGGAGCCGGGCGAGACGGCTTCCGAGGAGCCCGGGAGACCCACGTCCGGGGGCGTCCCCGGGAAACGTGGCCTCCCCTGGGTGCTGACCTGGACGGTCGCCGGATCGCTGGTGCCCGGGCTGGGCCTGGTGGCCGCCGGCCGGCGCAAGACCGGCGCCGCCGTGCTCGGCGCCGTTGCCGTGGTGCTGGCGGCCATCGCGATCTGGCTGCTGACCGGCGACATCCTCAAGCGGGGCATCTCGTTCGCCGTCGACCCGCAGCGCCTGCTCTACCTGGCGATCGCCGTCGTGGTGGCCGGGCTGCTGTGGGCCGTGGTCGTCGTGGTCACCGGCGTCCTCCTGCGCCGCGAAGCCGCTCTCGGGCGCGGGCAGGGCATCGCCGCGTGGGTGCTCGTGGCCGTGATGGTGGGCCTGGTCGCGGCGCCCACCTACGCGATCACCGACTACTCGCTCGTGCAGCGCGACCTCGTGACCAGCGTCTTCAATTCCGACGACCAGAACGACGCCGACGCCGAGGACGCGAAACCGCAGACCGTCGCGGCCGATCCGTGGGCCGGCACCGATCGCATCAACGTGCTGCTCATCGGGTCCGACGCGGGCGACAACCGCGAGGGCATCCGCCCCGACACCCTGATCGTGGCCAGCATCCAGCCCTCCAGCGGCAACACGGTGCTGTTCAGCCTGCCGCGCAACCTCGAGCGGGTGCCGTTCAAGAAGGGCAGCCCGGGTGCCGAGGCGTGGCCCGACGGCTACTACTGCGCCGACGAGTCGTGCCTGCTCAACGCCGTGTGGACGTGGGCCGAGGGCGAGAGCAACTCGTCCTACTCCCGCTTCCGCAACCCGGGGCTGAAGGCCACCGAGGATGCGGTCTCCGGTGTGCTCGGGCTCGAGATCGACACCTACGTGATGCTCAACCTCGACGGCTTCAAGGACTTCATCGACGCGGTCGGCGGCGTCACCCTCGACGTGCACGAGCGCCTGCCGATCGGCGGCGACTCCGAGCACCCCTGGGAGACCATCGGTTACCTCGAGGTCGGCGACAACCAGAAGATGGACGGCTGGCACGCCCTCTGGTTCGCGCGCTCGCGCTGGAGCACGAGCGACTACGACCGCATGCGGCGTCAGCGCTGCGTGATCGCCGCCGTGACCGAGCAGACCAACCCGGTCACCGTGGCCCGCCACTTCCCCTCGATCGCGCGCACGCTCAAGGCCAACATGTCCACCGGTATCCCGCTGTCCGACCTGGAGGCCTGGGTCGAGCTGGCCACCCGCATCCAGGGCGGCACGGTCACCAGCCTTCCGTTCACGGACGACGTGGTCGCCTCCCGCGCGAACCCGGACTACGACCTGATCCGCCGCCAGGTGAACAAGGCGCTGCGCGACTCCGAGCGTGACGCCGCGCGGGCGTCGGCCACCGCCACCCCGAGCGCCACCGCGTCCGCGTCGCCTTCGGCATCTGCGTCGGCATCGGCGTCGGCATCGGTTTCGCCGTCGGCCAGCCCGACCCCGAAGGCCGAGGTCACGAAGCGCGCCGGGGCCAAGGGCGACGTGAAACCGAGTGCCGAGGCCACGGACTCCTCCGACGCCCAGGACGTGAGCGAGGTCTGCTGA